From a region of the Rouxiella sp. S1S-2 genome:
- the bglX gene encoding beta-glucosidase BglX produces MKPHYLISAVVLLFSSPLYAQNAPPAPIDTGIPQLQGKARDVFISNLMKKMTLDDKIGQLNLVSVGPENPREQIIADIRADKVGGVFNTVTKHDIRQMQDQVQYSRLKIPPFYAYDVVHGQRTVFPISLGLAASWDMSAVALSARISAEETAADGLNMTFSPMVDITRDPRWGRVSEGFGEDTYLTSRLAYETVKAYQGSDPSAPNNVMANVKHFALYGAVEGGREYNTVDMSLSRMFNDYMPPYKAALDAGAGGVMVALNSVNGVPATSNSWLLKDILRDQWKFHGLTVSDHGAIGGLVKHGVAENDRQAAAMALKAGVDMDMADNMYGKYLKGLLKDGLISQKDIDSAVRDVLTAKWDMGLFVSPYRHLGPVSSDPVDTNAESRLHRKEAREVARTSLVLLKNENQTLPLQKKGTIALIGPLADSQRDMMGSWSAAGVAKQSVTVLKGMQDALGDRATLLYARGSNITNDKNIYDFLNSYDKAVTNDPRTPQQMIDEAVKTAEKADIVVAVVGESQGMSSEASSRTDINIPEAQRALLSALKATGKPLVLVLMNGRPLTLSWENDISSAMLETWFSGTEGGHAIADVLFGDYNPSGKLPMTFPRDVGQIPIYNSMLNTGRPFNPQKPDKYTSRYFDTPNGPLFPFGYGLSYTEFSVSDITLSATTLAAKGDIKASVMVKNTGKVAGATVVQLYMQDVTASISRPVKELRGFEKIYLQPGEEKRVTFSLEEKDLRYFDNQLKWASQPGKFNIFVGLDSQNVKQSSFQLQ; encoded by the coding sequence ATGAAACCGCATTACTTGATTAGCGCCGTTGTTTTACTGTTTAGCTCACCGCTTTATGCTCAAAACGCACCGCCAGCCCCTATAGATACGGGTATACCTCAGTTACAGGGTAAGGCGCGCGATGTCTTCATCTCAAACCTGATGAAAAAAATGACCTTGGACGATAAAATCGGCCAGCTCAACCTCGTCAGCGTGGGCCCCGAGAATCCCAGGGAACAAATTATCGCCGATATTCGTGCGGATAAGGTTGGCGGCGTTTTTAACACCGTCACCAAGCATGATATTCGTCAGATGCAAGATCAGGTGCAATACAGCCGACTGAAAATCCCGCCTTTTTATGCCTATGACGTCGTGCACGGTCAACGCACCGTATTCCCTATCAGTCTGGGGTTAGCTGCCAGCTGGGACATGAGCGCCGTCGCGCTGAGCGCGCGCATTTCTGCCGAAGAAACGGCGGCTGATGGCCTGAACATGACCTTTTCACCGATGGTCGATATTACCCGAGACCCGCGCTGGGGCCGCGTTTCTGAAGGTTTTGGCGAAGACACCTATCTCACCTCGCGCCTAGCCTATGAAACGGTCAAAGCCTATCAGGGCAGTGATCCTTCAGCCCCGAACAATGTCATGGCTAACGTTAAACATTTTGCTCTGTATGGCGCGGTGGAAGGCGGGCGTGAATACAACACCGTTGATATGAGTCTGTCGCGGATGTTTAACGACTATATGCCTCCCTATAAAGCAGCCCTGGACGCCGGAGCCGGCGGGGTAATGGTTGCACTCAACTCGGTGAATGGCGTACCGGCCACCTCAAATTCCTGGCTGTTAAAAGACATTTTACGTGACCAGTGGAAATTTCACGGGCTAACGGTCAGTGACCACGGTGCAATTGGCGGATTAGTTAAACACGGCGTAGCGGAGAACGACCGTCAGGCGGCCGCAATGGCGCTGAAAGCCGGTGTTGATATGGACATGGCCGACAACATGTATGGCAAATATCTTAAAGGCTTACTTAAAGATGGGCTGATATCGCAAAAGGACATCGACAGCGCGGTGCGTGACGTATTAACGGCCAAGTGGGACATGGGCCTGTTTGTCAGTCCGTATCGCCATCTGGGCCCTGTCTCATCGGACCCTGTCGATACTAACGCCGAAAGTCGCTTACACCGCAAAGAGGCGCGAGAAGTTGCCCGTACCTCGTTAGTGCTGCTAAAAAATGAGAATCAGACTCTGCCGTTGCAGAAAAAAGGCACCATTGCGCTTATTGGGCCGCTGGCAGACAGTCAGCGTGACATGATGGGCAGTTGGTCGGCGGCAGGCGTGGCCAAGCAGTCCGTTACCGTGCTTAAAGGTATGCAAGATGCTCTTGGCGATAGAGCGACCCTGCTTTATGCCCGTGGATCCAATATTACCAACGATAAAAACATTTATGATTTCCTGAACTCCTATGACAAAGCGGTAACCAACGATCCGCGAACGCCGCAGCAGATGATCGATGAAGCCGTTAAAACGGCCGAAAAAGCCGACATCGTCGTCGCGGTGGTCGGTGAGTCACAGGGCATGTCCAGCGAAGCCTCGAGCAGAACGGATATCAACATTCCTGAAGCTCAGCGAGCACTGCTCAGCGCGTTAAAGGCCACAGGAAAACCGCTGGTGTTGGTGCTGATGAACGGCCGCCCGTTGACCTTAAGCTGGGAAAACGACATCTCCAGCGCCATGCTGGAAACCTGGTTTAGCGGCACCGAGGGAGGTCATGCCATCGCCGACGTACTGTTTGGCGACTACAACCCGTCCGGCAAACTGCCGATGACCTTCCCGCGCGATGTGGGGCAAATTCCTATTTATAACAGTATGTTGAACACCGGAAGACCGTTCAATCCTCAAAAACCCGATAAATATACCTCGCGTTACTTTGATACGCCTAACGGCCCGCTGTTCCCCTTCGGCTATGGACTGAGCTATACCGAGTTCAGCGTCTCGGATATTACCCTGTCTGCCACCACGCTTGCGGCGAAAGGCGACATCAAGGCCAGCGTGATGGTTAAAAATACCGGCAAAGTCGCGGGCGCAACCGTGGTGCAACTGTATATGCAAGACGTTACCGCTTCGATCAGTCGTCCGGTGAAAGAGCTGCGCGGCTTTGAAAAAATTTACCTGCAGCCCGGTGAAGAAAAACGTGTGACCTTCAGCCTGGAAGAAAAAGATCTTCGCTATTTCGACAACCAGCTGAAATGGGCTTCACAGCCGGGTAAATTCAACATTTTTGTTGGCTTAGATTCTCAGAACGTTAAGCAAAGCAGCTTCCAGCTGCAATAA